In the Flavobacterium pallidum genome, one interval contains:
- a CDS encoding T9SS type A sorting domain-containing protein has product MKKIYRLCMAFTIFNAFVCESQALNTGDVVIIGYGVDIDVTPSVDEFSWLPLVDLVPGTKIYFTDSGYNAIDNMFMGNGLNDEILMRYTVPAGGIAAGTVMTVTEASIPADYAVIAGTQFGTDFNGLLTLTNSGDQVLAFQSTDDDSVPASFGTTNFTPLFMVTGSSLSFSALNTNTAGINPVSNVHNVTNLPPGLTAQVNAVAVGSGPLATDESDNARYEGLTTGTRDEILFAVSQLSNWARYDAAFGNDIEFGTVASGWSSNGVNAFTVNPLSVSPDLIDNQIIVGPNPAKDMLYIRNSSGKDIRKADVIDMTGKSIKTLNVNSGQLDVSEIAAGVYILRLDIDGSTIMKRIVVE; this is encoded by the coding sequence ATGAAAAAAATTTACCGCTTATGTATGGCCTTTACGATATTCAATGCCTTTGTTTGTGAGTCGCAGGCGCTCAACACCGGCGATGTGGTCATCATCGGGTATGGTGTGGATATTGATGTTACGCCTTCGGTTGATGAATTTAGCTGGCTGCCATTGGTAGATCTGGTTCCGGGCACGAAAATATATTTTACCGATTCCGGTTACAATGCAATCGACAATATGTTTATGGGAAACGGGCTCAATGATGAGATATTGATGCGTTATACCGTTCCTGCCGGCGGTATTGCTGCCGGCACTGTGATGACAGTCACTGAAGCATCCATACCTGCAGACTACGCTGTGATTGCCGGAACACAATTCGGTACTGATTTTAACGGGCTCCTGACACTTACGAATTCAGGGGACCAGGTCCTTGCCTTTCAATCCACCGACGATGACAGCGTACCGGCTTCATTTGGCACTACCAACTTTACGCCGCTTTTCATGGTTACGGGAAGCTCTTTGTCATTCTCGGCACTGAATACCAATACTGCCGGAATCAATCCGGTGTCAAACGTTCACAATGTGACGAACCTTCCGCCAGGACTTACCGCTCAAGTAAATGCAGTCGCGGTGGGCAGCGGTCCATTGGCAACGGATGAATCGGATAATGCGAGATATGAAGGGCTAACTACCGGAACAAGAGATGAAATACTGTTTGCAGTTTCGCAATTGTCGAACTGGGCCAGGTATGATGCCGCGTTTGGGAATGATATCGAATTTGGGACCGTGGCCAGCGGGTGGTCTTCTAACGGAGTGAATGCCTTTACTGTCAATCCGCTGTCAGTTTCACCGGATCTGATTGACAACCAGATCATCGTTGGGCCAAATCCAGCTAAAGACATGTTATATATCCGCAATTCATCAGGAAAAGATATCAGGAAGGCTGATGTCATTGATATGACAGGAAAATCCATAAAAACGCTTAATGTAAACAGCGGACAGCTCGATGTATCGGAAATAGCTGCCGGAGTTTATATTTTGCGCCTTGACATTGACGGCTCGACAATTATGAAAAGGATTGTTGTGGAATAA
- a CDS encoding response regulator transcription factor, which produces MAPSKIKIALADDELLFRKGIAFLLQREKNLEIIFEASNGSELITYLKEQPEQPDIILMDLKMPMLNGVEATKVIHKMFPGIRIIALTSYNTKPFIANMIQVGAVSFIVKNATPQEVIHTINEVDQKGFYYSPEVMKIIHDDMLTKKTTRSNLDTEYLTAREIKILELICEQKSTIEIGEVLFISPRTVEGHRNNLLIKTESRNIAGLVVYAIQNKIVTLNIAN; this is translated from the coding sequence ATGGCCCCAAGCAAAATAAAAATAGCCCTAGCCGATGACGAATTGCTTTTCAGGAAAGGCATCGCTTTCCTGCTCCAGCGCGAAAAGAACCTTGAAATCATTTTCGAGGCATCAAATGGCTCTGAGCTCATAACCTACCTTAAGGAACAACCGGAACAACCCGACATCATCCTGATGGACTTGAAAATGCCCATGCTTAATGGTGTTGAAGCGACAAAAGTCATCCACAAAATGTTTCCCGGAATCCGGATCATCGCGCTGACGAGTTACAATACCAAACCTTTTATTGCCAATATGATCCAGGTGGGCGCGGTATCGTTTATCGTAAAGAATGCCACGCCTCAGGAAGTGATCCACACGATCAATGAAGTGGACCAGAAAGGATTTTACTACAGCCCAGAAGTCATGAAAATCATCCATGACGATATGCTGACCAAGAAAACCACAAGGAGCAATCTTGACACGGAATACCTTACTGCACGCGAAATTAAGATACTGGAATTGATCTGCGAACAGAAAAGCACCATCGAAATCGGAGAAGTATTATTCATCAGTCCGCGCACCGTGGAAGGACACCGCAATAATCTGCTCATAAAAACAGAGTCCCGCAATATAGCAGGACTTGTTGTTTATGCAATACAAAATAAGATTGTAACGTTGAATATCGCAAACTGA
- a CDS encoding acyl-CoA thioesterase, whose protein sequence is MTKHTFKPVSDSYVTISELMLPSHSNFSGKIHGGYILSLMDQIAFACASKFSGYYCVTASVDTVDFLNPIEIGELVMMKASVNYTGKSSMIIGIRVDAENIRTGITKHCNSSYFTMVAKDENGKNASVPGLLLRDFEEVRRFYRCIKQISQKKERDSHEEIFGYKSSASLENLKKFNIKVGF, encoded by the coding sequence ATGACGAAACACACATTTAAACCCGTATCAGACTCATACGTCACGATTTCCGAACTGATGCTGCCATCGCATTCCAATTTCAGCGGAAAAATCCATGGTGGTTATATTTTATCGTTAATGGATCAGATCGCATTCGCCTGTGCGTCAAAATTTTCAGGATATTACTGTGTCACAGCCTCTGTGGACACGGTCGATTTCTTAAACCCGATTGAAATTGGCGAATTGGTGATGATGAAAGCCAGCGTGAATTATACCGGAAAAAGTTCGATGATCATAGGCATACGCGTCGATGCTGAAAATATCCGTACAGGCATCACCAAACATTGCAATTCATCATATTTTACCATGGTCGCGAAAGATGAGAACGGGAAAAATGCTTCAGTACCGGGATTATTGCTGAGGGATTTTGAGGAAGTGCGCCGCTTTTACCGCTGCATTAAACAGATTTCCCAAAAGAAGGAACGCGACAGCCATGAAGAAATATTTGGCTATAAATCATCAGCATCTTTAGAAAATTTAAAAAAATTCAATATCAAGGTAGGGTTTTAA
- a CDS encoding phage tail protein: protein MDQYLGQIILWAGNFAPKGWLFCNGQLLPINQNQALFSILGTTYGGDGVTNFQLPDLRGRIPVHANNGTAGPGLAPVTLGEVYGKETVTLTIANLAQHLHIPTPGSTVTVGMKAQSGDDADTTDPVGNYPHGTPQTSTYAASANAVMGTVNATVNVQTSGANEPMPILGPTLALNYCIALNGIYPSRN from the coding sequence ATGGATCAATATTTAGGACAAATCATATTATGGGCAGGTAATTTTGCCCCGAAAGGCTGGTTATTCTGTAACGGTCAGCTTTTGCCGATCAATCAGAATCAGGCGCTCTTTTCAATATTGGGGACTACTTACGGCGGCGACGGAGTTACTAATTTTCAGTTACCGGACCTGCGCGGCAGGATTCCGGTCCATGCAAATAACGGCACTGCCGGCCCCGGACTTGCACCTGTTACACTGGGAGAAGTGTATGGTAAAGAAACTGTCACCCTGACGATTGCAAACCTGGCACAACACCTCCATATCCCAACTCCAGGTAGCACTGTTACCGTTGGGATGAAAGCGCAAAGCGGTGATGATGCCGATACCACGGATCCTGTTGGCAATTACCCACACGGGACACCACAAACCAGTACATATGCAGCATCTGCCAATGCTGTGATGGGTACTGTAAATGCTACAGTGAACGTACAGACATCAGGTGCGAATGAGCCTATGCCGATACTCGGGCCGACATTAGCACTGAACTATTGTATTGCACTAAATGGTATTTATCCTTCAAGGAATTAA
- a CDS encoding phage tail protein encodes MQPYLGQIMLFAGNFIPVGYLPCDGSLQSIAENDALYNLLGTTYGGDGMTTFGMPDLRGRAPQHFGTGPGLKSYTLGQMSGSETVTLTTAQMPAHNHVLTATVAPACNNGDEESSDNPVGNYLRRFPGTNTYSANMNGQTGQSDPFTIPMMPQGGSQPMDICQPSLVMTFCICSSGIYPSQS; translated from the coding sequence ATGCAACCTTACTTAGGACAAATTATGCTGTTTGCCGGAAACTTTATACCGGTTGGATATCTTCCTTGTGATGGCTCATTACAGTCTATTGCTGAAAATGATGCGCTTTACAATCTGTTGGGAACAACGTATGGCGGAGATGGGATGACGACTTTTGGAATGCCTGACCTCAGGGGAAGGGCTCCGCAACATTTTGGAACCGGACCGGGCCTTAAATCTTACACACTTGGACAAATGAGCGGATCTGAAACTGTTACCCTGACCACCGCACAGATGCCAGCGCACAATCATGTGCTTACTGCTACAGTGGCGCCAGCTTGTAATAACGGCGACGAAGAAAGTTCAGATAATCCTGTTGGGAATTATTTGAGAAGGTTTCCGGGCACCAATACTTATTCTGCAAACATGAATGGCCAAACCGGGCAATCTGACCCGTTTACCATTCCGATGATGCCCCAGGGCGGATCACAGCCAATGGATATTTGCCAGCCATCACTCGTGATGACGTTTTGCATTTGCTCATCAGGAATATATCCGTCACAAAGTTAA
- a CDS encoding phage tail protein, giving the protein MEPILGSLMIFPGNFPPYGWAFCDGSLLPISRYTALFSILGTTYGGDGKVTFALPDLRGRVPVNAGTGNGLSPRDLGESYGMQTMTMLPANMPMHTHVTTGTAGIGANTAVDETSDTPVNNFLCSNANPIYAGGSNGVMGNSTVTPGQYTTATGQGIPFTTSQPLLGLNYCIAMQGVFPQRQ; this is encoded by the coding sequence ATGGAGCCAATATTAGGATCATTAATGATTTTTCCTGGGAATTTTCCCCCGTACGGATGGGCCTTCTGTGATGGATCGCTTCTTCCCATATCAAGATATACAGCATTGTTTTCCATTTTAGGGACTACTTATGGAGGTGATGGTAAAGTGACTTTTGCGCTTCCGGACCTCAGGGGGCGTGTACCTGTTAACGCTGGTACCGGAAATGGCCTGTCACCACGCGATTTAGGAGAATCATACGGGATGCAGACCATGACGATGCTTCCTGCAAATATGCCGATGCATACGCATGTTACGACCGGTACTGCCGGGATTGGGGCAAACACAGCTGTGGATGAGACTTCCGATACTCCGGTGAACAATTTCTTGTGTAGTAATGCCAACCCTATTTATGCAGGGGGTTCAAACGGTGTAATGGGTAACTCTACCGTAACGCCGGGACAATATACAACAGCAACCGGGCAAGGAATACCTTTCACCACTTCACAACCTTTGCTTGGGCTTAACTATTGTATCGCAATGCAAGGTGTATTCCCTCAAAGACAATAA
- a CDS encoding sensor histidine kinase — protein sequence MGTNSVADNDVMVVIIYTSVAFLMMAVVLVLFYHFSRKKIVQHELEKRDLKISHQQDLLKATIITQEEERKRIAQDLHDDISSKLNIVSLNTHLLTTSGLSEIELSEITSNIIELTGKALENSRRIAHDLLPPVLEKFGLHAAIEELCHEFKTAKQAEIHFENKLPAFHVTEEEMQLQVFRVLQELLNNSFRHGKATVINICFEERDGRRTCLYSDNGRGFDPSEIQNKKGLGMKNIESRIAILNGNLNFDSAVNNGVQVSFTF from the coding sequence ATGGGTACAAATAGCGTTGCTGACAATGACGTAATGGTGGTTATTATTTACACCAGTGTTGCTTTCTTAATGATGGCCGTTGTACTGGTTTTATTCTATCACTTTTCAAGAAAAAAAATCGTACAGCACGAACTGGAAAAAAGGGACCTCAAAATCAGCCACCAGCAGGATTTATTGAAAGCCACCATCATTACACAGGAAGAAGAACGCAAACGCATTGCACAGGACCTTCACGACGACATCAGCTCTAAACTCAACATCGTATCACTCAATACGCATTTGCTCACTACGTCAGGGCTATCGGAAATTGAGCTATCGGAAATCACAAGCAACATCATCGAACTTACCGGCAAAGCACTGGAAAATTCCCGAAGGATAGCGCACGACCTCTTACCGCCTGTCCTCGAAAAATTCGGACTGCATGCGGCCATTGAAGAATTGTGCCATGAGTTCAAGACTGCTAAACAGGCTGAAATTCATTTCGAGAATAAGTTACCCGCTTTCCATGTTACGGAAGAAGAAATGCAGCTCCAGGTATTCAGGGTACTTCAGGAATTGCTGAATAATTCTTTCCGCCACGGAAAAGCCACAGTCATCAACATATGCTTCGAGGAAAGGGATGGGCGCCGCACCTGCCTTTATTCAGACAACGGCCGCGGTTTTGACCCATCTGAAATTCAAAACAAAAAAGGCCTTGGCATGAAAAATATTGAAAGCCGCATTGCTATTCTTAATGGGAATCTTAACTTTGACAGTGCCGTTAACAACGGTGTGCAGGTTTCATTCACTTTTTAA
- the rmuC gene encoding DNA recombination protein RmuC, translating to METTTIIVVFIIALAIGVFIGKLLFSARFQSDKTSLEEKIIALNTQYTYLDTQLKNEKAAAEKQLQALIQERENIRTEKEAYAIQLSKKETDFDNLLERHSEQKAEVEKLQEKFTREFENLANKILEEKSVKFTEQNKENLKNILSPLHEKIHLFEKKVEDTHKESIDYHAALRQQILGLREMNEQMSKETLNLTKALKGDSKMQGNWGELILERVLEKSGLEKGREYFVQQSHSNEDGSRVFPDVVINLPDGKKMVVDSKVTLTAYERFINAEDDTLKSGYLREHVLSIKRHVEQLGEKNYHDLYQMESPDFVLLFIPIESAFALALNEDTTLYNRAFEKNIVIVTPSTLLATLRTIDSMWTNQKQQENALEIARQAGALYDKFEGFVTDLVKIGKKMDEAKTEYQGAMNKLFDGKGNLINSVEKLKKMGAKAKKALPENILKRAETEENDHDETHI from the coding sequence ATGGAAACTACCACAATCATTGTCGTCTTTATCATCGCGCTCGCCATCGGGGTTTTCATCGGAAAACTGTTATTTTCCGCAAGGTTCCAGTCGGATAAAACGAGCCTGGAAGAAAAAATCATCGCGCTCAATACGCAATACACTTACCTTGACACACAGCTGAAAAACGAAAAAGCGGCGGCCGAAAAACAATTGCAGGCATTGATTCAGGAACGCGAAAACATCCGCACAGAAAAAGAAGCCTACGCCATACAGCTTTCGAAAAAGGAAACCGATTTCGACAACCTGCTCGAACGCCATTCCGAACAAAAAGCAGAAGTTGAAAAACTCCAGGAAAAATTCACCAGGGAATTCGAAAACCTCGCCAATAAGATATTGGAAGAAAAATCGGTAAAATTCACGGAGCAGAATAAGGAAAACCTCAAAAATATCCTGTCGCCGTTGCATGAAAAAATCCACCTTTTCGAGAAGAAAGTCGAGGACACCCATAAGGAAAGTATCGATTACCACGCCGCTTTACGCCAGCAAATATTGGGGCTCAGGGAAATGAACGAACAAATGAGCAAGGAAACCCTGAACCTCACCAAAGCCCTCAAAGGAGACAGCAAGATGCAGGGCAACTGGGGTGAACTCATTTTGGAACGCGTGCTCGAAAAATCCGGTCTGGAAAAAGGCCGGGAATATTTCGTACAGCAGAGCCACAGCAACGAAGACGGCAGCCGCGTATTTCCGGACGTGGTCATCAACCTGCCCGACGGCAAGAAAATGGTTGTCGATTCTAAAGTCACCCTCACGGCCTACGAACGTTTCATCAACGCCGAAGACGACACGCTTAAATCTGGTTATTTAAGGGAACACGTCTTATCCATCAAGCGCCACGTAGAGCAATTGGGCGAAAAAAATTACCACGATCTATACCAAATGGAAAGCCCGGATTTCGTGCTGCTTTTCATCCCGATTGAATCCGCATTTGCATTGGCACTAAACGAAGACACGACGTTATACAACCGTGCCTTCGAGAAAAATATCGTGATCGTAACCCCTTCCACCCTGCTCGCAACGTTACGCACGATCGACAGCATGTGGACGAACCAGAAACAGCAGGAAAATGCGTTGGAAATTGCAAGGCAGGCAGGGGCTTTATATGATAAATTCGAAGGATTCGTAACCGATCTGGTCAAAATCGGAAAAAAGATGGACGAAGCCAAAACGGAATACCAGGGCGCGATGAACAAACTTTTTGACGGTAAAGGAAACCTCATCAACAGTGTGGAAAAACTCAAAAAAATGGGCGCCAAAGCCAAAAAAGCGCTTCCGGAAAACATCCTGAAGCGCGCTGAAACCGAAGAAAACGACCATGACGAAACACACATTTAA